DNA sequence from the Candidatus Fluviicola riflensis genome:
CCTGCGCATCATCAGGAGTGCCGGAATACCTTATACACAAGGCATACAGCCACGAACTGTAGTGTTGATACAATTCATGAAAGGCCCGCTGATCACTTTTTAAACAACGGTCAATTAACACAATATCTCTTTCCTGCGAGTCGATAAACTTAGTATACCTATTAAGTAGGAGTGAACTTAGTAGAAAAAGGTTGGGTGGAAGTTATTTTTTTTGAAGAATCAATGGATTGGAAACGCAAAGATTGATTTTGGCATTCCATTGATCAGTGGAAATCGGCCTGTAGACCAGTATTTCCGGGCCTTGTTTTAGAAGTGTAAAATTTGCCAATTTTAAATGAGTAGAATTTTAAAATTTTCGAATTGGACATTTGTCCAATTTGCCATTTGGCAAATTTGGCACTTTCCTCAGAAAAATGCCTTCACTTCCATTCCACCCGCATGAACAGTTTTCGATCCTTCTGACTGTCGTCCGTTGTACTGAATAGAAAGTTGCAGGTTCTTGGAAATCGAACGCTGATAGCCAATACTCCACACCAGGTTCTTGCCGGTTTTGAGCGCTTCAAGTAATTCGAAACCAAGCGGCGAATTGGCATCTCCGTCAGAAGTGATCTGAATAAAATTGAACTGGCCCTGTAAACTTCCTTTTTGCGCCTGGTTGTACTTGGCCGTGAGCCCGACATCGCGAACTTTGGCAAATTCACCACCGAATTCGGCAGCATTGGTTTTATCCGAAAACCGGCTTTCAATACTGAAACGCAAAGAAGTAGTTGGTTGGAATACCAGAGAAGGTTTGATAATCCAATAGTTTAAACGATAATTTCTGCCGGTGGTGTAGTCGACCGATGAGGTTTTTAAGCCTTGTTCAAACGAACTCAGAATGCTCCATTCTTTCGAAATATTCCAGCGGCCGTTTAACTCGTGCGATTCATTGCTTTTGCCATCGTATCCGGTTGCGAGCAATGTTTTCGATTGCACATTCTGGTACGAATAATCGAGGCCGAACAGCGAACTTGTACGATTAAAGTAAAGCGTGTGCTTCATGTTGCTCGAAGTACTGATCAGGCTGGTATCGCTAACGCGGCCATTGAACGGATTGTACGCTTTGAGGTTGTCGAACGAACTGGTTTTGCGCTGAATACGGAATCGCGATTGCGTTGAAAACCGCGCTACGAAAAGTTTGACGCCCTGTTTGTTTGCCCACACGCGTTCCGGACGCACAATGAGACTCTGGTTGTATTCGTTGCTGTATGTGTTGATGTAATCATTGCTCGGCGTAAAGACGCGAATGTAGCTGGCCTGATCGGCGTAGGCAGCAATTTCGAATTCGTTGAGGTCTTTTACATTGTCGCCGTTGTAATCAATCCAGGTATAAACACCCTGGCCGTCGTTGACTTTAATGTAAATGAATTCGCGTTTTTGTTCCAACCCTGCGCCGATTTCATAAAAAGTGGTCAACGAAACAGCACTTTTCCACAGTTTTATTTCATGATCGACGCGCCCGTTAGTCGTGTTTTCCGGCTTCTGGGAAATGAGATTGGTGTCCAGAATTTCCAATGTCCGGTAATTTCCAACAAGTACCAAACGCTGATTTTTCAACGATTTCAACGTCCATTCACCACTGATGGTTCGGGCTTTGGCGACATTCGTCAAGCGGGTGCTGTCCGATTTTTTATCCAAACGTTCGCGGTAACTCAGGCGCAATTCTCCGGCGGTCGTATCGCCGAAAACAACATATCCCTGGTAATCGAAGAAGGAATAGGAATTCAGCGCCAGCAACGTATCACCTGTGTTAAAACGGTTCCATTCCTGGTCGTCTTTGTAACCGATGCGCACTTTTTTGCCGAGTTCCTGTGAAATGTCCAGTTTGTGCCGAACAAATTGATTGTCATTCAGCGTTTTCGAACTTAGGGCACTTGCATCCCAAATCACGCGCATTCCTTTCTGTTTCCAGTTGGCCCCGCTGTGCAGGCGGTAACCCGTAAAATCATTCCCGATCTTAAATTGTTGTGCGTTGAGCGAAACCTGTCCGTAGCGCATATGTCCAAGTGCTGATGAAAGCGTTGAATAAACCTGGTTTCCTTGAAAACCTTGATTTCGTGTGTTCCAGTCACGGTCAAATTCAACCGAACGGTATTGCTCAATGGGTTTGAAATAAGGATCGAGTGCTTCCACTTCGGCTTTGTTGGTCCAGGACCATTCCTGAATACTGTCGCGGCCAAACGGTAATGAATGTTCGACTTTCGTCCGCATGGAAAATCCTTTGTCGTCGAAGCGATCGAGCGTGGAAAATGTATTGAGGTCGTAAGTACTCATTCCCAACTCGGAAGTCACTTTTAAGCGGTCGCTGAAGCGATATGTTCCGCCTACTGTGACCAGTTGCTGCTGCTTCGGGGTAATGAGCAATGAAACCGGTGCGTAATCGCCCTGTGAAAGGCCACCTGCCGGTTCCACCCATTTGTAAACCCGGCCAAGCGCGTTAAATTTCTCGAAAACATAATCGCCTTTTCCGGGGCCGACGTACGTGAAATTGACCTTGAGTTTGGCTAAATTCGGATCTACAGAAACCACCAAAACGCTGTCATAGCCAAGTGAATCGATGAGTTTGTAGAGCACCAGGTTTTCGCTGAAACCAACCGAATCGAGCACAAAACTTCGTGCAGCCTGCAAATCATCACCAATAGAGGAAAGCAGGAATTTTTGATCGGATGTCAGGTTTTGCTGCAAGGGCTGATTTTTGGCATCCTGCTCCGAATAAGCATTGATCCACCAATCGTAGTTTTTGGTAGTCGCAGCAGTTGAAACCTGGAATAGCGAGCGGGCATAATTCTGATCGGAATACTGAAACTCGACCACAATACGAATGTCTTTGGTAATAAGTTGCCGCGCGGTGAAAGTCAATTCCGACGTATTGTAATCAATCACATAATCGTATTCCTGCCCGCGGGTAAGCAGTTTTCCGTCGATGTAAACGCGTTCCGTTCCTGAAAGCACCATGATAAACGGTTCATTTTCATTTCCACGCAACCGGTACGGACCTTGATTCCCTTCAACTCCCTGGATGATTTGACGGTTAAATTTTCCTTTCGACAACGCGCCGCTGACCTGTGTTTTAAGCGACCGGTTTTTGTCTTTGATCCAATAATATTCACCCGTGAGTCCTTGCCCGCGCTTTTTGTAAGTCATGAAATAACCTTCGGGTTTGGAAATCCAGAAATCACCAGCTGTGAGCTTGAAGCGGTCGTTGAACAACTGGATAAACACCTGGTCAAATTCCTGCAATTTATTGGTGTTGCCTTCGGGTTGAATCGGTAAATTATCATCTGTCACCGAAGCTAACACTTGCAGATTGGGTGTTACATATCCCGAAAGTTCGAGGTTGAGCGAAGAATTGACCGATAAATCCTGCCGGTTCCCGAATGAAATTCCGCGCGAAATACTCCCCGATTTTTGCAAACCACCCGTGCCCAATAAATCGAGGGCATTGCTGGTGGGCTCGATGAGGAATTTTTCGCGATCACCTTTCGTGGAGTTGTAAATGAGGCTCGTATCGCGGCGTGATTCGGTGTAGGAGAACCGGACTGGGAGAATGCGGTAGTTAACCGTTAATTCTTCCGGGCAAGGCGTTTTTAGGGTGATGGCAGCTGCTGCGAAATCGACCGTGTAGGCAGATTCGGGTAATAATTGATCACCACATTTACAACTGATTGAACCTGGATAAATGGAAAAAGTGTCTAATGCAATAGAGGTTGTATTGGCCGCGACGGATTTTTGGCGCTGTGTACTTAACTGCGCAAAGCTGTTCAGCGAAACGAACAGCGAAAAAAAAACCAACCACTTAAAAATTCCCGGCATTGATGCTAAAGTACTAACGTTTAAGGAAAGTTCTTATTTTGTCAGGTTGTTATATAAAACGTGTGGGGTCGCAATTAATCGCGACCCCACACAATGAATCTATTGAATAATCAGAATCTATTTTCCTTTCAACCAGGCTTCGCGAATTGTTTTCTTGCTGTCATCAGATGCTGCATAACCTTCAGCTTCTTCTTTCGGAAGCGCCACAATACCGTTCAAGGTCACAACTTTTCCGTCGCGTTTTACTTTCATGGTCATGTTGTTCCCATCTTTCCATGAAATACTGGCTTCGATCAGCGAGTTGATGTTGTCGTAATTGTATTTGTTACCGTTGATTTCCACAATGATATCACCTTCCTGAATTCCCATAGCTTTGGTAAACGCATTGCCTTCCGGTAACCAGAAAATGTCTTTCGTAGTTGGATCAACACTGATATACGGCATCATTTCTCCGCCCGACATCAATCCTTTCAAAAACGGATTTCCATCCGCCATAATCATCGTTTTAGTAACGCCCATTCGCCCGAAGAATTCTTCGTATGGAATGCGTGTATCACCGGCAACGTATTTATCCAAAAACGCTCCGACTTCAGGATAAGTAAGCTCTGTGATTTTCGCGAATAATTCCTCGTCTTTAAACGGTCTTTTACTTCCGTATTCATTTGATAAATCGTGCATTAAGTCCAGAATTCCTTTCTGTCCGTTGCTCTTTTCACGAATGATAATATCGATACACATCGCAATGAGCGCGCCCTTTTGATACACATTCAGGTACTGATCTTTGTAATACGTTTCGAAAACGTTTTTACTCATTACCGTGAAACTCATAGAGTCGTTCATCTGCATAGAGTTGGCAATTTTCTCCGACATGCGTTTGTAGAAATCATTCTCGTCGATCAATCCTTCGGTCACCTGGAACAAGTTGGCGAAGTACTCGGTAACACCTTCGTACATCCATAAATGTTCTGACATTTCAGGTTCGTTGAAATCGAAGTAATGAATTTGCTCCGAATGAACAGTCAATGGTGTAACTATGTGGAAAAACTCGTGAGAAACCACGTCTTTCAAAATCTCTTCCATAGCTTCCAATTCCATTGATTCAGGTAAAACAACCGTTGTAGAAGTCGGGTGTTCCAAGGCTCCTGTACCTTTGGCATCTTTGATTTTGTCATCGGCCAGGTAGATCAATACCGCGTATTTTTTAGTCGCGTTGATAGAACCCAAAAAGTGTTTCTGGGCTTTCATCATTTTTTCCAGTCCCGGTGCAATCTGATCAACCTTGTATTTCCCTGATGGTGAATACAAACTG
Encoded proteins:
- a CDS encoding peptidase M61, whose protein sequence is MKKTLYSLAFASLLVSFNSNAEKIAPSAAFDVNINLAKVKNDQVSVMMLTPTFSTSTATFHIPKTVPGTYSEDNYGRYIEDFKAFDASGATLTVSKKDENTFVIEGATKLNKVTYLVNDTYDTEIGEGFGKKDIFSPAGTNINTGKNFMLNTHGFIGYFKDYEQSPYKLTVMHPKGLEGVSAMTDLNPSKTVDLFEMPTYANLVEMPLMYSKPNYATFMVDDMEIIISLYSPSGKYKVDQIAPGLEKMMKAQKHFLGSINATKKYAVLIYLADDKIKDAKGTGALEHPTSTTVVLPESMELEAMEEILKDVVSHEFFHIVTPLTVHSEQIHYFDFNEPEMSEHLWMYEGVTEYFANLFQVTEGLIDENDFYKRMSEKIANSMQMNDSMSFTVMSKNVFETYYKDQYLNVYQKGALIAMCIDIIIREKSNGQKGILDLMHDLSNEYGSKRPFKDEELFAKITELTYPEVGAFLDKYVAGDTRIPYEEFFGRMGVTKTMIMADGNPFLKGLMSGGEMMPYISVDPTTKDIFWLPEGNAFTKAMGIQEGDIIVEINGNKYNYDNINSLIEASISWKDGNNMTMKVKRDGKVVTLNGIVALPKEEAEGYAASDDSKKTIREAWLKGK